The Actinomadura sp. WMMB 499 genome includes a window with the following:
- a CDS encoding MBL fold metallo-hydrolase: MQEIVLGDVTVTRVVEYYGSVEMSPDVFFPEAPERAWREHGSWLEPDFVDPASNECVSAIQTWVLRSEGRTILVDTGVGNHKERPYSPVWSRRNTGFLGELARAGVRPEDVDLVVNTHLHVDHVGWNTRLDDRAWVPTFPNATYLMPRRDFDFWNPANGHTPRLGRGNQNVFEDSVAPVHEAGQALLWDGSHTIDRNLRLELAPGHTPGSSVLALESGTDRALFVGDLLHTPLQFVEADVNSCFCEDPAEARATRRRLFGRADETGALVLPAHLGGHGAAEVARDGDGFAIRAWGPFARI; this comes from the coding sequence ATGCAGGAGATCGTGCTCGGTGACGTGACCGTCACGCGAGTCGTCGAGTACTACGGATCGGTCGAGATGTCCCCGGACGTCTTCTTCCCGGAGGCGCCGGAGCGGGCGTGGCGGGAACACGGGTCCTGGCTGGAACCGGACTTCGTCGACCCCGCCTCGAACGAGTGCGTCTCCGCGATCCAGACCTGGGTGCTGCGCAGTGAGGGCCGGACGATCCTCGTCGACACCGGTGTCGGCAACCACAAGGAGCGTCCGTACTCGCCGGTGTGGAGCCGCCGGAACACCGGCTTCCTCGGCGAGCTCGCGCGGGCGGGCGTCCGGCCGGAGGACGTCGACCTGGTGGTGAACACGCACCTGCACGTCGACCACGTCGGCTGGAACACCCGGCTGGACGACCGCGCGTGGGTGCCGACGTTCCCCAACGCCACGTACCTGATGCCGCGGCGCGACTTCGACTTCTGGAATCCGGCGAACGGCCACACCCCGCGGCTCGGGCGCGGCAACCAGAACGTGTTCGAGGACAGTGTGGCCCCGGTCCACGAGGCGGGGCAGGCGCTGCTGTGGGACGGCTCGCACACCATCGACCGGAACCTGCGGCTCGAACTCGCGCCCGGGCACACGCCGGGCTCCTCGGTGCTCGCGCTGGAGTCCGGCACCGACCGGGCCCTGTTCGTCGGTGACCTGCTGCACACGCCGCTGCAGTTCGTGGAGGCCGACGTCAACAGCTGCTTCTGCGAGGACCCGGCCGAGGCCAGGGCGACCCGGCGGCGGCTGTTCGGCCGGGCCGACGAGACCGGCGCGCTCGTCCTGCCCGCCCATCTGGGCGGCCACGGCGCCGCCGAGGTGGCGCGGGACGGCGACGGGTTCGCGATCAGGGCGTGGGGCCCGTTCGCCCGTATCTGA
- a CDS encoding carboxylesterase/lipase family protein: protein MSDPIVTTAAGDVRGTEGDVRRFLGVPYAAPPRGAGRFAPPRPPEPWTGVRDARTFGPTAPQPRRDAFGALDMSPYFGPGWVRGDDHLTVNVWAPRGAARRPVMVFVHGGGFVAGSPRAALYDGAAFARDGAVLVTVGYRLGVAGFLDLPGAPRNRGLLDVLAALRWVRREIGAFGGDPGNVTLFGQSAGATIVAGMLATREADGLFRRAIVQSGSGLGAFAPEQAARVTGAAAAALGVAGTAEGFAGVPDERLVDVVPELGGLDLRTGELFDPLAGLSPFGLVLDRQPARSRLADVDLLVGTNAEEGNLYLAPQGNLTSSTARDVRETASAVHADPDALVAAYRSRRPDAGEGEVRSAILGDALFGTGSRALAEAHGNAHVYEFVWRSGAVGGLLGAAHAVEVPFVFGRFDLPELGGPRGLLGPAEPPAPLAGEMRAAWVSFARSGDPGWPPYGRDGTVRRFGAAPETTMPSGSSVWERPVGAV from the coding sequence ATGTCCGATCCGATCGTGACCACCGCCGCGGGCGACGTCCGCGGTACCGAAGGCGACGTGCGCCGCTTCCTCGGCGTCCCGTACGCCGCGCCGCCGCGGGGCGCGGGACGGTTCGCGCCGCCCCGCCCGCCCGAGCCGTGGACGGGCGTGCGCGACGCCCGGACGTTCGGCCCGACCGCCCCCCAGCCGCGACGGGACGCGTTCGGCGCGCTCGACATGTCGCCGTACTTCGGGCCCGGCTGGGTTCGCGGTGACGACCACCTCACCGTGAACGTGTGGGCGCCGCGCGGCGCCGCGCGCCGCCCGGTGATGGTGTTCGTGCACGGCGGCGGGTTCGTCGCGGGCTCGCCGCGGGCCGCGCTGTACGACGGCGCCGCGTTCGCCCGGGACGGCGCCGTCCTCGTGACGGTCGGCTACCGGCTCGGCGTCGCGGGGTTCCTCGACCTGCCGGGCGCGCCCCGCAACCGCGGCCTGCTGGACGTCCTCGCAGCACTGCGCTGGGTCCGGCGCGAGATCGGGGCGTTCGGCGGCGACCCCGGGAACGTCACCCTGTTCGGCCAATCCGCGGGCGCCACGATCGTCGCCGGGATGCTCGCGACGCGCGAGGCGGACGGGCTGTTCCGGCGGGCGATCGTGCAGAGCGGCAGCGGCCTCGGCGCGTTCGCCCCCGAGCAGGCGGCCCGGGTGACGGGCGCGGCGGCCGCGGCGCTCGGTGTCGCCGGGACGGCGGAGGGCTTCGCCGGTGTGCCCGACGAACGGCTCGTCGACGTCGTCCCCGAGCTGGGCGGCCTGGACCTGCGGACGGGCGAGCTGTTCGACCCGCTCGCCGGGCTCAGCCCGTTCGGCCTCGTCCTCGACCGGCAGCCCGCCCGGAGCCGTCTCGCGGATGTCGACCTGCTCGTCGGCACCAACGCCGAGGAGGGCAACCTGTACCTCGCGCCCCAGGGGAACCTGACCTCCTCGACCGCGCGGGACGTGCGCGAGACGGCGTCCGCCGTCCACGCCGACCCGGACGCGCTCGTCGCGGCGTACCGGTCGCGACGCCCGGACGCGGGGGAGGGCGAGGTCCGTTCGGCGATCCTGGGGGACGCGCTGTTCGGCACGGGCAGCCGGGCGCTCGCCGAGGCCCACGGGAACGCGCACGTGTACGAGTTCGTCTGGCGCTCGGGGGCGGTCGGCGGCCTGCTGGGCGCAGCGCACGCGGTGGAGGTCCCGTTCGTGTTCGGCCGCTTCGACCTCCCCGAACTGGGTGGCCCGCGGGGGCTGCTCGGCCCCGCGGAGCCGCCCGCGCCGCTCGCCGGGGAGATGCGCGCGGCCTGGGTCTCGTTCGCCCGGTCCGGCGATCCCGGCTGGCCGCCGTACGGCCGGGACGGGACGGTCCGCCGCTTCGGCGCGGCCCCGGAGACGACCATGCCGTCCGGCTCCTCGGTGTGGGAGCGTCCGGTCGGAGCGGTGTAG
- a CDS encoding MFS transporter, whose product MTIPTRPAVPRRRPMLAVLLTGQLMASMDGSIASVAAQSIRTGLGTGGTAIQLIVSGYLLATGVLLVTCARIGDVVGHRRAFLLGLGCFTGASLLCGLAPDAATLVLARVAQGAGAALLIPQVLSLIQLTWDGTARRRALGLYGMVLALGVALGQVVGGLVVGADLFGLGWRPVFLLNVPVGAVLLALGPRLLPASPAVGRARLDLVGVAILSVAMTALIVPLVFGPDHGFPAWSWISLAGGAAGLSAFVRHEAGARHPLLDLAALRPEGVKPGLAACWLGMGCYTVLLLTLTLHLQSALGFSPLRAGLAFVPYTIGFGLVSLTWDRYPRPVRDALPVAGPIMLGSGAVALALLDRGQWHLYASVPPLVLAGAGHAAGYSPLIARIASLVEPRLASAVSALNATGPTLAGVVAVAGLGGVYFAAPTSADGLLRTAAAVAALLALAAGCAARAAYGARGAPPTPNPHAAPPRDAPPAAPETDSRAT is encoded by the coding sequence ATGACCATCCCCACTCGTCCGGCGGTCCCCCGCCGGCGGCCGATGCTGGCCGTGCTGCTCACCGGGCAGCTGATGGCGTCCATGGACGGCTCGATCGCCTCGGTCGCGGCGCAGAGCATCCGGACGGGACTCGGCACCGGCGGCACGGCGATCCAGCTCATCGTGTCCGGTTACCTGCTGGCCACCGGCGTCCTGCTGGTCACCTGCGCGCGGATCGGCGACGTCGTCGGGCACCGGCGCGCGTTCCTGCTCGGGCTCGGCTGCTTCACGGGGGCCTCGCTGCTGTGCGGGCTGGCGCCGGACGCGGCCACGCTCGTCCTCGCCCGCGTCGCGCAGGGCGCGGGCGCCGCGCTGCTGATCCCCCAGGTACTCTCGCTCATCCAGCTGACCTGGGACGGGACGGCGCGGCGCCGGGCACTCGGCCTGTACGGCATGGTGCTCGCGCTCGGCGTCGCGCTGGGGCAGGTCGTCGGCGGGCTCGTCGTCGGCGCCGACCTGTTCGGGCTCGGCTGGCGCCCCGTCTTCCTGCTCAACGTCCCGGTCGGCGCGGTGCTGCTGGCGCTCGGCCCGCGCCTCCTCCCCGCCTCCCCCGCCGTCGGGCGGGCACGCCTCGACCTCGTCGGCGTCGCGATCCTGTCCGTCGCGATGACGGCGCTCATCGTCCCGCTCGTCTTCGGCCCCGACCACGGCTTCCCCGCCTGGTCCTGGATCTCGCTCGCGGGCGGCGCCGCGGGCCTGTCGGCGTTCGTCCGCCACGAGGCCGGGGCACGGCACCCCCTGCTGGACCTGGCGGCGCTCAGGCCGGAAGGCGTGAAGCCGGGACTGGCCGCCTGCTGGCTCGGCATGGGCTGCTACACCGTTCTCCTGCTCACCCTCACCCTGCACCTGCAGTCCGCACTGGGCTTCTCCCCCCTCCGGGCCGGGCTGGCGTTCGTGCCCTACACCATCGGCTTCGGCCTGGTCAGCCTGACCTGGGACCGGTACCCGCGGCCGGTACGGGACGCCCTCCCCGTCGCGGGGCCGATCATGCTCGGGTCCGGGGCGGTCGCGCTGGCCCTCCTCGACCGCGGGCAGTGGCACCTGTACGCGTCCGTACCACCGCTGGTCCTCGCCGGGGCCGGGCACGCGGCGGGCTACAGCCCGCTGATCGCGCGGATCGCGTCCCTGGTGGAGCCGCGGCTGGCGTCGGCGGTGTCGGCGCTCAACGCCACCGGCCCGACGCTGGCCGGCGTGGTCGCCGTCGCGGGACTCGGCGGCGTCTACTTCGCGGCCCCCACCTCCGCCGACGGCCTGCTCCGCACGGCCGCCGCCGTCGCCGCCCTCCTCGCGCTCGCGGCCGGGTGCGCCGCCCGCGCCGCCTACGGCGCGCGCGGCGCACCACCGACCCCGAATCCGCACGCGGCGCCGCCGCGCGATGCTCCGCCCGCCGCCCCGGAGACCGATTCACGGGCGACGTGA
- a CDS encoding AraC family transcriptional regulator: MRTAKTVVESPHFVIRAVECEDDHTRWSAPETSPVAEIVLVRRGRFRLDCRGGRVMADPTTGYVHRPGDEVRFAHPAGGDACTSVSFAGGALTAGTPAGPRLAVRVDARLELAHRLLLRTGADRAFAAAEAVLGLLLLVLREQPDALPAPGRKALADRAREAIAAGEPDGADLVALARLLETSPAHLSRTFRHHTGMSVSRYRNRVRISRALARIDEGETDLAGLAVGTGFSDQAHFTRVMRDVLGRTPGRVVRLLGGGLSRDGGARVSTRTP; encoded by the coding sequence GTGCGTACTGCGAAGACGGTGGTCGAAAGCCCGCATTTCGTCATCAGGGCGGTGGAGTGCGAGGACGACCACACGCGCTGGTCCGCCCCCGAGACCTCGCCCGTCGCCGAGATCGTCCTGGTGCGGCGGGGCCGGTTCCGGCTCGACTGCCGGGGCGGGCGGGTGATGGCGGATCCCACCACCGGCTACGTGCACCGGCCGGGGGACGAGGTGCGCTTCGCCCATCCGGCGGGCGGCGACGCGTGCACGTCGGTCTCGTTCGCCGGCGGCGCGCTGACGGCGGGCACGCCGGCCGGGCCGAGGCTCGCCGTCCGCGTGGACGCGCGGCTCGAACTCGCCCACCGCCTGCTCCTGCGCACCGGCGCGGACCGGGCCTTCGCCGCCGCGGAGGCCGTCCTCGGGCTCCTGCTCCTGGTCCTGCGCGAGCAGCCCGACGCCCTGCCCGCACCGGGCCGGAAGGCTCTCGCGGACCGGGCGCGGGAGGCGATCGCCGCCGGTGAACCGGACGGCGCCGACCTGGTCGCGCTCGCCCGGCTGCTGGAGACGTCCCCCGCCCACCTGAGCCGGACGTTCCGTCACCACACGGGCATGTCCGTCAGCCGGTACCGCAACCGCGTCCGGATCAGCCGCGCGCTCGCCCGGATCGACGAGGGCGAGACCGACCTCGCCGGGCTCGCGGTCGGCACGGGGTTCAGCGACCAGGCCCACTTCACGCGCGTCATGCGGGACGTGCTGGGGCGCACGCCCGGCCGGGTCGTGCGGCTTCTCGGCGGCGGTCTCTCCCGGGACGGCGGCGCGCGGGTCAGTACTCGTACACCTTGA
- a CDS encoding response regulator transcription factor: MASVLVVEDDADVRAALIRELGARSHVVRSAGTAMDALREVTQEPPDLVILDLGLPDLDGAEVLKMLRGVSDVPVVIATARDDEPEIVRLLNAGADDYLVKPFSAEHLNARLAAVLRRSARSGPAAELTVGGLHIDLDRREAGLDGAALELTRREFDLLAYLAARPGRVVARRELLAEVWRQAYGDDQTIDVHLSWLRRKLGETAAAPRYLHTVRGVGVRLAPPERP; the protein is encoded by the coding sequence ATGGCAAGTGTTCTGGTGGTCGAGGACGACGCCGACGTGCGGGCCGCCCTGATCCGCGAGCTCGGCGCCCGCTCGCACGTCGTGCGCAGCGCCGGGACCGCGATGGACGCGCTGCGCGAGGTCACCCAGGAGCCGCCCGACCTCGTCATCCTCGACCTCGGGCTGCCCGACCTCGACGGCGCCGAGGTGCTGAAGATGCTCCGCGGCGTCTCCGACGTCCCGGTCGTCATCGCCACCGCCCGCGACGACGAACCCGAGATCGTCCGGCTGCTGAACGCGGGCGCCGACGACTACCTCGTCAAGCCGTTCTCCGCCGAGCACCTGAACGCCCGGCTCGCCGCCGTGCTGCGCCGGTCGGCGCGGTCCGGGCCCGCCGCGGAGCTGACCGTCGGCGGCCTGCACATCGACCTCGACCGCCGCGAGGCGGGCCTGGACGGCGCCGCCCTCGAGCTGACCCGCCGCGAGTTCGACCTGCTCGCCTACCTCGCCGCCCGGCCCGGCCGCGTCGTCGCCCGCCGCGAACTGCTGGCCGAGGTGTGGCGGCAGGCGTACGGCGACGACCAGACCATCGACGTGCACCTGTCGTGGCTGCGCCGCAAGCTCGGCGAGACCGCCGCCGCGCCCCGCTACCTGCACACCGTCCGCGGCGTCGGCGTCCGGCTCGCCCCGCCCGAACGGCCATGA
- a CDS encoding HAMP domain-containing sensor histidine kinase, with protein MRRTLVLVSLAVTSMVALAFLIPLALTVRELSRDRALTAAERQASALGPVLAVTRDPAALERAVASTRAGAAGRMTLHLPDGGTVPAHRGGVNADPRELDRAGRRGRAYTVRVPGGYALLQPVALDAGRSTVIEVFVPSEDMSRGVPEAWAVMTAVAAALVAGSVAVADRLGNRMIRSTRRLAVAAAAFGDGELSVRIEPDGPPELIEAGRAFNAMADHVVQLLSAEREMAADLSHRLRTPLAALRLNAEALGPGPVADETREAVDRIEREVDQIIRTVRRPTGRGSCDAAKVLRERVEFWSVLAEDEGRACELIGAAQPAPLPLPGTELAAAVDALLGNVFRHTAEGTGFAVTLHIGKGLTGILVADGGPGIADPDAALRRGSSGGGSTGLGLDIARRAAESTGGHLRIHRSVFGGAQIQMWFRTKYLPPPRRSRRLVRRRHAR; from the coding sequence ATGAGGCGCACGCTCGTCCTGGTGTCCCTCGCGGTCACCTCGATGGTCGCGCTCGCCTTCCTCATCCCGCTCGCCCTCACCGTCCGGGAGCTCTCCCGGGACCGCGCGCTCACCGCCGCCGAACGCCAGGCCAGCGCCCTCGGCCCCGTCCTCGCCGTCACCCGCGACCCGGCCGCCCTCGAACGCGCCGTCGCCAGCACCCGTGCGGGCGCCGCGGGCCGGATGACGCTGCACCTGCCGGACGGCGGGACCGTCCCGGCCCACCGCGGCGGCGTCAACGCCGACCCCCGCGAACTCGACCGCGCCGGCCGCCGCGGCCGCGCCTACACCGTCCGCGTGCCCGGCGGGTACGCGCTGCTGCAGCCGGTCGCCCTGGACGCCGGACGCAGCACCGTCATCGAGGTGTTCGTCCCGTCCGAGGACATGTCCCGCGGCGTGCCGGAGGCGTGGGCCGTCATGACGGCCGTCGCCGCGGCCCTCGTCGCCGGTTCGGTCGCCGTCGCCGACCGGCTCGGCAACCGGATGATCCGCTCCACCCGGCGGCTCGCCGTGGCCGCCGCCGCGTTCGGCGACGGCGAACTGAGCGTCCGCATCGAGCCCGACGGGCCGCCCGAGCTGATCGAGGCCGGGCGCGCCTTCAACGCGATGGCCGACCACGTCGTCCAGCTGCTGTCCGCCGAGCGCGAGATGGCGGCCGACCTCTCGCACCGGCTCCGCACCCCCCTCGCCGCGCTCCGGCTCAACGCCGAGGCCCTCGGCCCCGGCCCGGTCGCCGACGAGACCCGCGAGGCCGTCGACCGCATCGAACGCGAGGTCGACCAGATCATCCGCACCGTCCGCCGCCCCACCGGACGCGGCAGCTGCGACGCCGCGAAGGTCCTGCGGGAACGCGTCGAGTTCTGGTCCGTGCTCGCCGAGGACGAGGGCCGCGCCTGCGAGCTGATCGGCGCCGCGCAGCCCGCCCCGCTCCCGCTCCCCGGCACCGAACTCGCCGCCGCCGTCGACGCCCTGCTCGGCAACGTGTTCCGGCACACCGCCGAGGGCACCGGCTTCGCCGTCACCCTGCACATCGGCAAGGGCCTGACCGGGATCCTCGTCGCCGACGGCGGCCCCGGCATCGCCGACCCCGACGCCGCCCTGCGCCGCGGCAGCAGCGGCGGCGGCTCCACCGGCCTCGGCCTCGACATCGCCCGCCGCGCCGCCGAGTCCACCGGCGGCCACCTGCGCATCCACCGCTCGGTGTTCGGCGGCGCGCAGATCCAGATGTGGTTCCGCACGAAGTACCTGCCGCCGCCGCGCCGCTCCCGCCGCCTCGTCCGCCGCCGCCACGCCCGCTAG
- a CDS encoding HEAT repeat domain-containing protein, translating into MDVTGVAVTYKKQTACPSHFARIVLDFEPADAYTFVNAVPAGAMQYPDSQARFVPVVDETVHERLETVFGAGPPPVRVTLRQALDHPVDSSDASFRAAALHAVREALDRAGHRLDERIRIEETAGALGPPDRVPYLRTLLDEPRHRFQALDLCGDLLAEAPRDAAALLPALARLVDSPDDREALRAVRVLTTAPHDRARELVARAVERPAGQARDRAVLTLAERGDPRAAEPLAELLARDRLPKDVEWPVHAMKAHASVVLPPIRSRVEAAVPGALEPFLFELVCRISRWGATAAPLAPSLRALASGADGWTSRELARALDRIAPPR; encoded by the coding sequence ATGGACGTCACCGGAGTCGCGGTCACGTACAAGAAGCAGACCGCCTGCCCGAGCCACTTCGCCCGCATCGTCCTCGACTTCGAACCGGCGGACGCCTACACGTTCGTGAACGCGGTCCCGGCCGGCGCGATGCAGTACCCCGACTCCCAGGCCCGGTTCGTGCCCGTCGTCGACGAGACCGTCCACGAGCGACTGGAGACCGTCTTCGGCGCCGGACCGCCGCCCGTCCGGGTCACGCTCCGCCAGGCCCTCGACCACCCCGTCGACTCCTCGGACGCGAGCTTCCGCGCCGCCGCCCTGCACGCCGTCCGGGAGGCGCTCGACCGGGCGGGCCACCGCCTCGACGAGCGGATCCGCATCGAGGAGACCGCCGGAGCGCTGGGCCCGCCCGACCGCGTCCCGTACCTGCGCACGCTGCTCGACGAGCCCCGCCACCGCTTCCAGGCCCTCGACCTGTGCGGCGACCTGCTCGCCGAAGCACCACGCGACGCCGCCGCCCTCCTCCCCGCCCTCGCCCGCCTCGTGGATTCCCCGGACGACCGCGAAGCCCTCCGCGCCGTCCGCGTCCTCACCACCGCACCCCACGACCGCGCCCGCGAACTCGTCGCTCGTGCCGTGGAGCGCCCCGCCGGGCAGGCCCGCGACCGGGCCGTGCTGACCCTCGCCGAACGAGGCGACCCCCGTGCCGCCGAGCCCCTCGCCGAGCTCCTCGCCCGCGACCGCCTGCCGAAGGACGTCGAGTGGCCCGTCCACGCGATGAAGGCCCACGCATCGGTCGTGCTGCCCCCGATCCGAAGCCGGGTGGAGGCCGCGGTACCGGGTGCCCTCGAGCCGTTCCTGTTCGAGCTCGTGTGCCGGATCTCCCGCTGGGGCGCGACGGCCGCACCCCTGGCCCCGTCCCTGCGCGCTCTCGCCTCCGGAGCCGATGGCTGGACGTCCCGCGAACTGGCCCGAGCCCTCGACCGCATCGCACCGCCCCGCTGA
- a CDS encoding TetR/AcrR family transcriptional regulator: MSARDQILSATLRLIGEQGIGAVTNRAVAKAAGVSLGSLTYHFPSQDALLREALQTYVDLEIARITARVADLADAGIAPGQAPDQVEKAVTEFARGPEQLANLELHLHAARDPGVRETSTRSVEAYDRLAAAVLTALGLPDAERHAPTVVALLYGLAIRRLATGGTTADGTADAFRLLLFGAVPRESGNGPHGPRAG; encoded by the coding sequence ATGAGCGCCCGCGACCAGATCCTCAGCGCCACCCTCCGCCTGATCGGCGAGCAGGGCATCGGCGCCGTGACCAACCGCGCCGTCGCCAAGGCGGCCGGTGTCTCCCTCGGCTCCCTGACCTACCACTTCCCCAGCCAGGACGCCCTGCTGCGCGAAGCGCTCCAGACCTACGTCGACCTCGAGATCGCCCGCATCACCGCCCGCGTCGCCGACCTGGCCGACGCCGGTATCGCCCCCGGCCAGGCCCCCGACCAGGTCGAGAAGGCCGTCACCGAGTTCGCCCGCGGCCCCGAGCAGCTCGCCAACCTCGAACTGCACCTGCACGCCGCCCGCGACCCGGGCGTCCGCGAGACCTCCACCCGCTCGGTCGAGGCCTACGACCGCCTCGCCGCCGCCGTCCTCACCGCCCTCGGCCTCCCGGACGCCGAACGGCACGCCCCGACCGTCGTCGCGCTCCTGTACGGCCTCGCGATCCGCCGCCTCGCCACCGGCGGCACCACCGCCGACGGCACCGCCGACGCCTTCCGGCTCCTGCTCTTCGGCGCGGTCCCCCGGGAAAGCGGAAACGGCCCGCACGGTCCCAGAGCGGGGTAA
- a CDS encoding amidase, protein MDLGLAGQANALAEGDVSADELVRASLEAIRRRDDLGAFRVVRDEAALREAAEADGRLRAGERLPLLGVPVAIKDDTDLAGETTPFAVGGEHPVRTEDAEVVRKLRAAGAIVVGKTTTCEVGLWPFSESPEYGVARNPWNPAYTPGGSSGGSAAAVAAGMVAAAVGSDGAGSIRIPAAWTGLVGIKPQRGRVSGFPHTDPFNGITVWGPLARSVEDAALLLDVLTGSRPEDAYRLDPPVRPFAEAARREPGRLRVAVSFRTALGVRGRLDPQIRAGVERLARRLTDLGHKVFPADPDYGPVGLGLIPRGTAGVADWLDSMVDPRPEARTAVEARIGRLVGRRALPLARRMDPHLWRRAGRIFRYADVVLTPTTASTPLRVGAFTGAGYRKTQSGVAAACPYAWTWNVLGWPGVNVPAGLTRDGLPIGAQLLGHDSDEATLISLAAQLEAVEGWTERRAC, encoded by the coding sequence GTGGACCTCGGGCTGGCCGGGCAGGCGAACGCGCTGGCGGAAGGCGACGTCTCGGCGGACGAGCTGGTGCGGGCGTCGCTGGAGGCGATCCGGCGGCGGGACGATCTGGGCGCGTTCCGCGTCGTGCGGGACGAGGCGGCCCTGCGGGAGGCAGCCGAGGCGGACGGGCGGCTGCGGGCCGGCGAGCGGCTCCCGCTGCTGGGCGTCCCGGTCGCGATCAAGGACGACACGGACCTGGCGGGGGAGACGACGCCGTTCGCGGTCGGGGGCGAGCACCCGGTCAGGACCGAGGACGCCGAGGTGGTGCGCAAGCTGCGGGCGGCCGGGGCGATCGTGGTCGGCAAGACGACGACGTGCGAGGTCGGGCTCTGGCCGTTCAGCGAGTCGCCGGAGTACGGGGTCGCGCGGAACCCGTGGAACCCCGCGTACACGCCCGGCGGTTCGTCGGGCGGGTCGGCGGCGGCCGTGGCGGCGGGGATGGTCGCGGCGGCGGTGGGCTCCGACGGGGCCGGGTCGATCCGGATCCCGGCGGCCTGGACCGGGCTGGTCGGGATCAAGCCGCAGCGGGGACGGGTGTCCGGGTTCCCGCACACCGACCCCTTCAACGGGATCACGGTGTGGGGGCCCCTGGCGCGCAGCGTCGAGGACGCGGCCCTGCTGCTGGACGTGCTGACGGGGAGCCGCCCGGAGGACGCCTACCGGCTGGACCCGCCGGTCCGTCCGTTCGCCGAGGCGGCCCGGCGGGAGCCGGGACGGCTGCGGGTGGCGGTGTCGTTCCGGACGGCGCTCGGCGTGCGCGGCAGGCTCGATCCGCAGATCCGGGCGGGCGTCGAGCGGCTGGCGCGGCGGCTGACGGACCTGGGGCACAAGGTGTTCCCCGCCGACCCCGACTACGGGCCGGTGGGGCTCGGGCTGATCCCGCGCGGGACGGCCGGGGTGGCCGACTGGCTCGACTCGATGGTCGACCCGCGGCCGGAGGCCCGGACGGCGGTCGAGGCGCGGATCGGGCGCCTGGTCGGCCGGCGGGCGCTGCCGCTGGCACGGAGGATGGACCCGCACCTCTGGCGCCGGGCCGGGCGCATCTTCCGGTACGCCGATGTCGTGCTCACCCCCACCACCGCGTCCACCCCCCTGCGGGTCGGGGCCTTCACGGGGGCCGGATACCGCAAGACCCAGTCCGGGGTCGCGGCGGCCTGCCCGTACGCGTGGACGTGGAACGTCCTCGGGTGGCCCGGCGTGAACGTGCCCGCCGGGCTCACCCGGGACGGCCTGCCGATCGGCGCGCAGCTCCTCGGCCACGACTCGGACGAGGCCACGCTGATCTCGCTCGCGGCCCAGCTGGAGGCGGTCGAGGGGTGGACGGAGCGGCGGGCCTGCTGA
- a CDS encoding glucose 1-dehydrogenase gives MGQLDGKVALITGGARGMGKAHVRRFVAEGAKVVFGDVLAEEGAKLAADVGDDVRFVRMDVSDPGDWETAVRTAVDTFGALNVLVNNAGIMRHKRIEDMSVDEFRQVLEVNLVGQWLGVKSVTAAMRDAGGGSIVNVSSTEGFIGASGLAAYSASKFGIRGLTKAAARELGADGIRVNSIHPGGVLTQLSLQEDVVAATADSADAFLKALPLGRMGKTKEVSGLVVYLASDDSSYCSGSEVLVDGGMLTGAGY, from the coding sequence ATGGGACAGCTCGACGGCAAGGTGGCGCTGATCACCGGGGGCGCGCGCGGGATGGGCAAGGCGCACGTGCGCCGGTTCGTCGCCGAGGGGGCGAAGGTCGTGTTCGGCGACGTCCTCGCGGAGGAGGGCGCCAAGCTCGCGGCCGACGTCGGGGACGACGTCCGGTTCGTCCGCATGGACGTCTCGGACCCCGGCGACTGGGAGACCGCCGTGAGGACCGCCGTCGACACGTTCGGCGCCCTCAACGTCCTGGTGAACAACGCGGGCATCATGCGGCACAAGCGCATCGAGGACATGTCGGTCGACGAGTTCCGGCAGGTCCTGGAGGTTAACCTGGTCGGCCAGTGGCTCGGCGTGAAGTCGGTGACCGCGGCGATGCGGGACGCGGGCGGCGGTTCGATCGTGAACGTGTCGTCGACCGAGGGGTTCATCGGCGCGTCCGGCCTCGCCGCCTACAGCGCGAGCAAGTTCGGGATCCGCGGCCTGACGAAGGCCGCCGCCCGCGAGCTGGGCGCGGACGGCATCCGGGTGAACTCGATCCATCCCGGCGGCGTCCTGACGCAACTCTCCCTGCAGGAGGACGTCGTCGCCGCCACCGCCGACAGCGCCGACGCCTTCCTGAAGGCGCTGCCGCTCGGGCGCATGGGCAAGACGAAGGAGGTCTCGGGCCTCGTCGTCTACCTGGCGTCGGACGACTCGTCCTACTGCAGCGGCAGCGAGGTCCTCGTGGACGGCGGCATGCTGACGGGCGCCGGGTACTGA